CGGGTGCAGACGAAAGAGGATCCATTCTGTCTACGTTCTCCAATAAAATGCAGATAGGTATGATCAATGAACGTGTCAGAAAGATGACCTCAAAGACTACCTTCAGCTTTAAAGATATGGTTACTAAGCCGACGGCGATATTCATGATTACCAATGATGAAAAAACAACATATCATCCTTTCGTAAGCCTGTTTGTTACACAGCTTTATAACGAGTTGGCAGCTGCTTCCAGACAGTATCCGGATCAAAGATTGCCTATCCCCTGGGACATCATCTGGGATGAGTTTGGCATATCACCGGCATTGAAGGATCCAAATACTGTCTTTGCGGCATCCCGCTTCAGAGGAATCAGATGGCATATCGTTGTTCAGGAATACTCTCAGATTGATGAGAAGTACGGTGACAAGATGGCGGAAACGATCAAAGGAAATATCATGAATACCATTTATCTGTTGGCAACCAACAATAAAACCGTCAAGGAGTTTTCTAATCGTGCCGGCAAGAAGTTGAAATGGAATAAAGAAACAAAACGCTTTGATACCGTGCCGGTCATTACTGAAGACAGATTGATGCATCTGTCACTTTCCGAAGCAGTCATTTTAAGGCAGCGAAAGATGCCGATCATTACCAGGTTCTATCCGAATTTTTGGTATATCTATAATCGATCGGCGTATCTGTATAAAGATAAATTTCAGATTGAAAACAAACTAAGCGAATTACATACTTTCTCACTGACGGAAGAATATAAAAAATTGTTTACACATAGGGTGGAAACTGAAAAACGGGAAGTAAATGATGAAGATGACGGATGCGGAAACCGGGGAGATTCTGGATGTCAAACCGATCAATAAGAAACAAAGAAAACATAAAGAAAACAGCAGAGAAACAGATATGCAGCTTACGATGAATTTTGAGGAGGAAAAGTAAAGTGAAATATGTAGAAGAAAGAGCGTTGAAGGAACAATTTTGGAAGAAATATGGATACAGATCAAATATTGTTTCCTATCAGTTTGAGTGCAAGGCTCGAACCGGAGGTGTTGATCTATTGACTGTAGAAAAAGTAAAAGATGATAAAGGATTCCATATTGAATTATGTAGTTTTGAATTCAAACTGGCAGATATTGATAAGGCATTTTCTCAGGCATATCTGAATTCTGACTTTTGCCATAAGAACTTTGTGGTAGTCCCAATGGATAAGAAAAAAGTAATCCTGGATAAGTATAGCGATTACTTTAAAAAGTATCCTCATATAGGTTGTATAGGTGTATATCATCCCGAAGAGGAAGGTGGTAAATGGGAGATGTTCCATAAGTGTCGTACAAAAGCGGATGAAGAGTTGAAACAGAACCAGGAAATACTGAAACTTTGCACGAAGATCATTTAAGAATAAAGAAATTGCCGAGATAGTAATCTATCTCGGCATAAGTGTGTATGTTGGAGCTATTGCAAAAGGATATGCAACCCAGAAAGTTGCAGAATATTTGATGTCAACAAAGATTAAAAACGCCGTCATCGATGCTGGAGGAAATCTGAAAGCATTATCAGAAAAATATAATGGAAAAGAATGATTGATTCTAATAATTTGATTCCTAAAAAGTTAAGTTAAACATTCTGCGCCTAAGGCTATACAATGTACATA
This genomic window from Solobacterium moorei contains:
- a CDS encoding FAD:protein FMN transferase translates to MYVGAIAKGYATQKVAEYLMSTKIKNAVIDAGGNLKALSEKYNGKE